The Apium graveolens cultivar Ventura chromosome 11, ASM990537v1, whole genome shotgun sequence genome has a window encoding:
- the LOC141697758 gene encoding cyanidin 3-O-galactoside 2''-O-xylosyltransferase FGGT1-like, which yields MGAASPSLHIAMYPWFALGHLTPFLHLANKLAKQGHRISLMIPTKTQPKLQHFNLHPDLITFIPIIVPHIEGLPSGSETTSDVPFPLQTLLVTAMDETKDLVEGLLRELKVDVVFFDFAYWIPSLARQLGIKSLHYCIISSATIGYTLSPERHCSGGNVSEDELKQPPASYPFSNITLSAYEARAFSARKVMKFGTNMQFNDRLFTSLSQCDALGFRTCREIEGSYCDYLENQFMKPVLLTGPVIPEPSSSALEVKWARWLSKFDSGTVIYCAFGSECILKKDQFQELLNGLVLTGMPFLAALKTPAGADSIEEALPDKFKEHVQGRGVVYGGWVQQQLILEHPSVGCFITHCGSGSLAEALLNRCQLVLLPQVGDQIINARMMSRNLKVGVEVEKGEEDGVLTRESVCKAVATVMKEDSDVGKQVRNNHAKLRHFLLDKELESFYIHNFSNKLQEVLMG from the coding sequence ATGGGTGCAGCAAGTCCAAGCTTGCACATTGCCATGTATCCTTGGTTTGCACTTGGACACCTTACCCCTTTCCTCCATTTAGCCAACAAACTAGCTAAACAAGGCCACAGAATCTCCTTAATGATTCCCACCAAAACCCAACCAAAACTACAACATTTCAATCTCCATCCAGACCTCATCACCTTCATTCCAATCATTGTACCTCATATTGAAGGACTACCTAGTGGCTCAGAGACAACATCTGATGTGCCCTTCCCGTTACAGACCCTACTTGTGACTGCCATGGACGAAACCAAGGACTTGGTGGAAGGTCTTCTCCGTGAACTGAAAGTGGATGTCGTGTTTTTTGATTTTGCATACTGGATCCCCAGCTTGGCTAGACAGCTAGGAATCAAGTCACTTCATTACTGCATTATAAGTTCAGCTACAATAGGTTATACTCTCTCCCCGGAAAGACATTGCAGTGGAGGTAACGTATCTGAAGATGAATTAAAGCAACCTCCAGCAAGCTATCCTTTTTCAAACATCACACTTAGCGCCTATGAAGCACGTGCTTTTTCTGCTAGAAAGGTGATGAAGTTTGGAACTAATATGCAGTTCAACGATCGTCTATTCACCAGCTTGAGCCAGTGTGATGCACTAGGTTTCAGAACATGTAGGGAGATTGAGGGTTCTTACTGTGACTACCTTGAAAACCAATTTATGAAGCCCGTTTTACTTACGGGGCCTGTTATCCCAGAGccttcttcatctgctttagaaGTTAAATGGGCAAGGTGGCTAAGTAAATTTGACTCGGGTACAGTTATTTACTGCGCATTTGGAAGTGAATGCATCTTGAAAAAAGATCAATTTCAAGAATTGCTGAACGGTCTAGTGCTAACAGGTATGCCATTTCTAGCAGCACTAAAAACACCAGCTGGAGCAGATTCGATCGAAGAAGCATTGCCAGATAAGTTTAAAGAACATGTACAGGGAAGAGGAGTAGTTTATGGAGGTTGGGTTCAGCAACAACTGATATTAGAACACCCTTCAGTTGGATGCTTCATAACACATTGTGGATCAGGTTCTTTAGCAGAAGCTTTACTGAATAGGTGTCAACTGGTGCTGCTGCCGCAGGTTGGTGATCAAATAATCAACGCCAGAATGATGAGTCGAAATCTAAAGGTTGGTGTGGAAGTGGAGAAAGGAGAAGAAGATGGGGTGCTTACTAGAGAGAGTGTGTGCAAAGCTGTGGCTACTGTAATGAAAGAGGATAGTGATGTTGGGAAACAAGTGAGAAACAATCATGCCAAGTTGAGGCATTTTCTGTTGGACAAAGAATTGGAATCCTTTTACATCCACAACTTCAGTAACAAATTGCAGGAGGTATTAATGGGATGA